The DNA segment ACGCCGACGAGCGGGACGCGGCGCTGCTGATGGAGGCGGCCGGGGTTCCGGCCGGCAGCGAGGGGCTGCTCTGCCTGCCGTACCTGCTGGGCGAGCGGGCGCCGTGGTGGCGTCCCGGGCTGCGCGGCGCCTACCTGGGACTGCGCCGCGAGCACACCCGGCCGCACCTGGTCCGGGCCGCCGTGGAGGGCGTCTGCCAGCAGCTGGCGCTGGTGCGCGACTCGTTCGACGCGGAGGGGCACGGGGTCACCGAGATCCGGGCCACCGGCGGCGCCGTCGCGTCCGAGCTGTGGGTCGGGATCCTGGCGTCGGCGCTGGACCTGCCGGTCGCCGTCGCGGACACCCCGGAAGGCACCGCGCTGGGCGCCTGCCTGCTGGCCCGGCACGCCCTGGGCGAGTTCCCGGATCTGGACGAGGCGGCGGCGCTCGTGCCGATCAGCCGGCACACCCCGCCGGCCCCGGACGACGCGGCGTTCTACCGGAAGTTGCGGCCGCTCGTCGAGCGGTCGGCGCTCGCGGTCCTCGACGTGGTGTCCGAGCTCGACAAGCTGGCGCCCGAGCCGCTTCCCGGAACCGAGAAGGCCGTCCGTTCCTGATCAGCGCGCGGCCACGGGACTTCCGCCGTACGAGAAAGAGAACGCCCTGCCGGAACCGATCCGGCAGGGCGTCTCAGGAGAACTGTCAGCGCTGGTCCATCGCGACGAAGTCGCGGACCGGGGAACCGGTGTAGATCTGGCGCGGACGACCGATCTTGTTGGCCGGGTCGACCATCATCTCGCGGTACTGGGCGATCCAGCCGGGCAGGCGGCCGATCGCGAACAGCACCGTGAACATCTTGGTCGGGAAGCCCATGGCCTTGTAGATCAGGCCGGTGTAGAAGTCGACGTTCGGGTACAGCTTGCGGGAGATGAAGTAGTCGTCCGAGAGGGCGATCTCCTCCAGCTTGAAGGCGATCTCCAGCAGCGGGTCCGGCGTGTCGAGCGTGGAGAGGACGTCCTGGGCGGCCTTCTTCACGATGGCGGCGCGCGGGTCGTAGTTCTTGTAGACCCGGTGGCCGAAGCCCATGAGCTTGACGCCCTTTTCCTTGTTCTTCACTCGCGTGACGAACGCGTTGACGTCTCCGCCGTCCTTGCGGATCTGCTCCAGCATCTCGAGCACCGCCGCGTTCGCCCCGCCGTGCAGCGGGCCGGAGAGCGCGTTGATGCCGGCCGAGACCGAGGCGAACAGGTTCGCCTGCGCGGAGCCGACCAGCCGCACCGACGACGTCGAGCAGTTCTGCTCGTGGTCGGCGTGCAGGATGAAGAGCATGTCGAGGATCTTCGCGACCTTCGGGTCCACGTCGTACGGCAGCGTGGGCAGGCCGAACGTCAGGCGCAGGAAGTTCTCGACGTAGTCGAGGGAGTTGTCCGGGTACGGCAGCGGGTGGCCGATCGACTTCTTGTAGGTGTACGCCGCAATCGTCGGAAGTTTCGCCATCAGGCGGATTGCGGAGATATCGACCTGCTCCTCGTCGAGCGGGTCGAGCGAGTCCTGGTAGAACGTCGACAGCGCGGTGACGGCCGAGGAGAGGACCGACATCGGGTGCGCGTCACGCGGGAAGCTGGAGAAGAACGTGCGCATCTCCTCCTGCAGGAGCGTGTGCACGCGGATCTTGTCCGCGAAGTCCCGCAGCTGAGCCGCGGTCGGCAGCTCGCCGTTCATCAGCAGATAGGACACCTCAAGGAAGGTGCTCTTCTCCGCCAGCTGCTCGATCGGGTAGCCGCGGTAACGCAGAATGCCCTGGTCACCGTCGATGTAAGTGATCGCGGACGTGGTCGACGCCGTGTTCACGAACCCCTGGTCGAGGGTGACGTAGCCGGTCTCCTTCAGAAGCGCACTGACGTCGATGCCGCCCGGCCCGTCGACGGCCTCGCGTACCGACATCGACAGCTGGCCACCCGGGTGGTCGAGCTTGACATCCGTCATGTATTTCCCTCACTTCACCGGCAGATGTCCCAAAGATTTTGCCGTTCACCGTAAACCCTCAACCTGAATGGGTCATCAGGTAGCCATCTGTTGAGGCATTGGTCACCAGTACGTATGGGCCGTTGCACCATAGACAATGGTCGGTATATTGCGGCTTTGTTACGGGAGGACCGATGCAAGATCCTGTCGTGGTAGGAGTCGACGGGTCCGCAGCCGGTCGCGCCGCGGTCCGGCTGGCCGCGCGGGAGGCCGTCACCCGCGGGTCTGCGTTGAACATCATCCATGCTTTCACCTGGCATGAGACCACCGGTTACGCCCCGGCTCGCGGGGCCGCCTCTCGCGTCGTGAAGGAGGCGGTCGCCTACGCCCAGCGTTCCACACCGGGCGTCGACGCGCGGGGACAACTGCGGGATGGCCCCCCTTTGCGGATCCTCACCGAGATGAGCCGCCGCGCCTGCCTGCTCGTCGTCGGCGGTGACGGGCTCGCGCTGCTGGGCGCCGGCTCGGTGGTCCGCGATCTCGTGCCCCGGGCCTGGTGCCCGGTGGCGCTCGCGCGCGGGCCCCGGCCGCCGACCGGACCGGTGGTCGCGGCACTGGACTCCTCGGAGTTCTCGCTGGTGGCGCTCCGGTTCGCCGCGGCCGAGGCGGCGCTGCGCGGCAGCAAGCTGATCGCGGTGGAGGTGACGCGGTCGGGGCAGGCCTCCCCCGCCGTCGCGAAGATCGTGGAGGACTTCCCGGCCCGCCTGCGGGTGCTCACCGGGCCGCCCGGGCCCACCCTGGTCCGCGCCACCCGGCGGGCCGGGCTGATCGTTCTCGGACCGCGCGGCGAGGGCGGGGCACGGCGGCTCGGCTCGGTCGCCACCGAGGTCCTGCGGCACGGCTGCAGCCCGGCCGTCTTCGCGCACGCCGGTTGGTAAACGCAAACGCCGGTTGGTAAATCGCCCGGATTGCTACCGTTGATCCACCATTGGTCTTCGGGAGGAATGTCCGGTGCAACCCGCACTCCCGCCCGTGATCGTCCGCCGGCTGTGGCAGCTCATGGTTGCCGCCGGCGTCATCGCCACGGCTCTCTACGTGCTCTTCCCCGACACGCTGATCAGCAACGTCGCGTTCGTGGCCCTCGGCATCGCCACCGTGGCGGCCTGCTTCCTCGGGCCCCGCCGCTGGGGTGCCGAGCCGCCCACCGCCTGGCTGCTGATGGGCGCGGGCGCGCTCACCTTCCTGATCGGCGTGCTGATCCGGCCGACCGTCACCGAGCAGAGCATGCCGTGGCCGCTGGTCGCCGACGTCTTCAGCTTCAGCGGCTACGTGCTGCTCGGCGTCTTCCTGGCGATGCTGCTTCGCCAGCGGCAGAGCCTCGACCGGCACGCCGTGCTGGACGGCCTGATCGTCACCCTCGCCGTCGGCATGACCACCACGCTGACCCTCGCGATCCCGGCCGCGACCACCACCGGGCGGCCCGCCCTGGTGTCGCTGATCCAGGGCACGTACCCGCTCTTCGACGTGATCGTCCTGCTGCTGATCGTCAACCTGACCTTCACCGCCAAGTCCTGGCCGCTCAGCCTGGTCGCGCTGATCGGCACGATGGTGATGATGTTCGCGGGCGACTTCGCGTACGCGGTGGCCGGCGTGGGCGGGAAGATCTACACCGATCCGATCTACAACGTGCCGTACCTGCTGGCCTACACCGCCCTCGGGGTGGCGGCGCTGCACCCGTCGGTCGTCGAGATGAGCCGTGCCGCGAAGGCCCCGGTCCAGGAGTGGGGCTGGCAGCGCCTCACCATGCTGGCCCCGGCGCTGCTGCTGCCGCCGGTGATGCTGCTGACCAACCGGACCAAGACCGCCGAGGCGCGGGTGCTGGTCGCCGTGATCAGCGCGCTCGTCGTCAGCCTGCTGCTCCACCGGGCCACCTCCGCGGTGGAGGCCCAGGTCGCCGCGCAGCTGCGCTCCGAGCACCAGGCCACCCACGACCCGCTCACCTCGCTGCCGAACCGGGTCTCCATCTCGGCCGAGATCGAGCGCCTGGTGACGATCGTCGACCCGGAGGGGCACGACCGGGTCTGGGTCTACATGCTCGACCTGGACGGCTTCAAGTGGGTCAACGACTCGTGGGGCCACGACACCGGCGACCAGCTGGTCATCGAGGTGGGCCGGCGGCTGCGGCACGCGGTGGCCGCGAACATCCCGGTGGCCCGGGTCGGCGGCGACGAGTTCCTGCTCGCCTTCGTCGGGGAGAAGGGCGGCGCGCTGCACCTGGTCGACGACATCCGCGGCTGCTTCGCCCGGCCCTTCCCGGTCCGCGACACCGAAGTGGTGATCAGCGCGTCGATCGGGATCTCGCACGCGGCCGGCGACGCGGCCCGCGCGGCGGTCACCGCCGAGGCGCTGATGCGGGACGCCGACACCGCGATGTACCGCGCCAAGGGCGAGGGACCCGGCCGCTCCTCCATCTTCGACACGTCGATGCACGACCAGGTCCGCGAGCGGATCGAGCTCGAGGTGGCGCTGCGCCAGGCGCTCGCCGAGGGTCAGCTGCGGGTCCACTACCAGCCGCTGGTCCGGCTGGAGACCGGGATCCCGATCGGTGCCGAGGCGCTGGTCCGCTGGGAGCACCCGGAACGCGGCGCGATCCCGCCGATGACGTTCATCCCGATCGCCGAGGACGCCGGCCTGATCGGCAGCATCGGCACCTGGGTCCGCCAGGAGGCCCTGCGCCAGCTCGGCGTCTGGCGCTCCGAGGGCGTCGTCGGCGACGACTTCTACCTCTCCATCAACGTGTCACCGCGCCAGCTCAGCGAGCCGGAGCTGCCGCTGATCGTGTCCGGCGAGATGCTGCGCTACGGGGTGCCCGCCCACTGCGTGGCCCTGGAGATGACCGAATCCGTCATGGTGGACGGGTCCAGCGTCACCGCCCGGGTCCTCTTCGAGCTGCGTGAGCTCGGCGTCAAGCTGCTCATCGACGACTTCGGCACCGGCTTCTCGGCGCTCGGCTACCTGCGCCGCTTCCCGGTCACCGGCGTCAAGATCGACCGCTCGTTCGTGATCGGCCTGGGCGTGAACGTGGAGGACGACGAGATCGTCCGCGCCGTGGTGGCGATGAGCCACGCGCTCGGCCTCACCGTGATCGCCGAGGGCGTGGAGACGCCGCTGCAGCGGGACGCGCTCTGGGCGGTCGGCGTGGTGAACGGGCAGGGCTGGCTCTGGGGCGCGGCGGTGCCGGCGAGCGAGTTCGCCGATCGGTGGCGGCGGAGCGTGATCGCGGGCCCCGTTCCCGAGGTCCCCGCGATCAGCGCTTCCGCCTACGAGAACGCCTACGGCCGGCACCGCCGGCCGGAGTGATCGCTCTCAGCCGGTCCGGAGGCCGCCGCGGCGCTCGGGCAGGCCTCCCCGGCGCTCGCGGAACCCGGTCCGGCGTTCCTCGCGGACCGCGGTTCCGGGCGGCGGGAACTCGTACATCCAGAACGACTGCGAGTCCAGCCGGGTGGGCTGCGCCTGACCGGCGGCCCGGCCCAGGATCATCGCGATCATCCGGGGCAGCGAGTTGCGCTCCTCGTTGAACGCGCAGATGTCGACGAACACCTTGCCGTCGACCTTGCCGATCGCGCCGTACATGGACCGCAGCAGGCTGATGAAGACTCCCGCGCCGCGGGTGCCGGCCTGGGCGCCGACGAAGACCACGTAGAAGAGCCGGCGCTGCTCGTACAGGTCCGGCCAGTGGTACTCGAAGTACTGCGCCGAGATCAGCGACACCGCGTCCAGCTCGTTCGTCATCACCCCGAGCCCGACGATGGCGCCGTCGCCGTCCACCGCCACGTACTTGTCCGCCCGTTTGTCGGCCATCAGCTCGTCGAACTCGTGGCGGTACATGAGGTGCCGGTTGACCGCGAGGACTCCGAGGTCGGCGAAGGTGTCCTGGTAGAACTCCCAGGCCTCGTTCAGCTGGTTCGCCGGCAGCTCCGGCAGCACTTGGACTTCCATGTTCGCCCCCCGTGATCTGGCTGTCTTACGCCAAACCTGTCAGGAGGACTGGTGCCGTGCGGCCAAGTCCGGCATTATTCGCTGGCGGAATTCTGATGTGTTCCACGTCACCTCGGAGGTGGTCCTGTGCTCGTCCTGCTCCTGTTCGTGCTGATGGCCGGCCTCGCCGCCGCCCTGGTCACCGCGACGCGCGGCCCGGTCGGTCCCCGCCGGCACTGAATGGGGCATCCTGGGCGGATGCGCTTCGCCACCTGGAACGTCAACTCGGTAAAGGCTCGCCTGCCCCGCCTGCTCGACTGGCTCGCCGGCACCGCTCCGGACGTCCTGTGCCTGCAGGAGACGAAGGTCGCCGACGGCGCGTTCCCGGTGGACGAGGTCGCCGAGCTGGGCTACGAGACCGCGCAGTACGGGCAGGGCCGCTGGAACGGCGTGGCCATCCTCTCCAAGGCCGGGATCGCCGACGTGCGCAAGGGCTTCGAGGGCGAACCCGGCTATCCCGATCCGGAGGCCCGGGCGATCAGCGCGACCTGCGGCGGCATCCGGTTCACGTCGGTGTACGTGCCGAACGGCCGCACGATTGACGATCCGCATTACGCGTACAAGCTGCGGTGGCTCGCCGCCCTGCGCGCCGCGCTCGTCCCCGACCTCGCCGCCGGGCCGGTCGTGGTGGCCGGCGACTACAACGTGGCGCCCACCGACGCCGACGTCTGGGACCCGGCCGTCTTCGCCCACTCCACCCACGTGACCCCGCCGGAACGGGCCGCGCTCGCCGAGCTGCGCGCGCTCGGGCTCACCGACGTGCCGGCCCGGCCGCTCAAGGGCGATCACCCCTTCACGTACTGGGATTACCGCGCCGGCATGTTCCACATGAACAAGGGCATGCGTATCGATCTGGTCTACGCCAGTGCGGATGTCGCCGCCCGGGTCGAGGATGCCCTGGTGGACCGCGAGGCGAGAAAGGGGAAAGGCCCCTCCGATCATGCCCCGATCGTGGTCGACATCAAGGACTGAGCGGGGAAGCACGTAGGCTGGAGTCGATCCTGCATCGCATGCGGAGACGTCACAGCGGGGAGAGACAGGAGGCGAGGGATGACGGCGATCACGCCGGCGGGGGCCGGTGAGCCGATGATCCGCACCATCCCGGTCGCGTCCGCACCGGCCCTGCTCCGGGCCGCCGTGGAGGCCGCGACCGAAGCGATGGTGATCTGCGCGAACGCCGGCGACGTCGTGCTGCTGGCGAACGCCGAAGCACAGCGTCTGCTGCCCTCGCTGCGACCCGGGTCCTCGGTCGCCGGCGGGCCGCTCACCGGTGACTCCTTCCGCGCCGACCACGAGGGGCGCCACCTGTACGGCGTCCGGCGCCCGCTGGACGGCGACCACTACGCCTGGTTCGTCCGCGACCACACCGAGGAGGACGCGCGCGCCGCCGCCCTCGAGGTCGAGCGGTCCCGGACCGCGTTCCTCGCCGAGGCGGGCCGCCGCCTCTCCGCGTCGCTGCACGTGCGCCGGTGCACGCGCACCACCGCCGAACTGGCGGTCGCGCACCTCGCCGACGCCGCCATCGTGGTGCTGCCGGTCGACGGCGGGCAGTGCTCCTGGATGCGCCTCTCCCCCGGCCACGCGCCCGAGGAGGGCACCCTCGCCGAGCGGAACCTGGCCGAGGTGCCCGGTCTCGCCGAGGCCCTCGACGGCTTCCCGCCCATCCCGAGCCAGTGGCTCGACCCGGCGCTGGCCCCCGGCTGGCTCTTCCCGGCCGACCTCGGGCCGGTCGGCGCGCTGCTGGTCATCCCGCTGCCGGGCAACGCCGAGCCGGCCGGCGCGCTGATCCTGGCCCGCAGCGGCCACCAGGCGGTCTTCACCGCGGGCGACGAGCTCCTCGCCCGCATCTTCGCGGCCCGGGCCGGCGCGGCCCTCTCCGCCGCGGTGCTCTACCAGGAACAGGTCGCCACCACCACGGTCCTGCAGGCCGACCTGCTGCCGCCCGAGCTGCCCCAGCCGGAGGGCTTCGAGCTCGGCGCCTCCTACCAGGCCGCCCGGGACTCGCTGCGGATCGGCGGCGACTTCTACGACGCGCTCGGCCCGGTGCCCGGCGGCAAAGACACGGTGATCGCGCTCGGCGACGTCTGCGGCACCGGCCCGGAGGCCGCCGTGCTGACCGGCAAGGTCCGGCAGACGCTGCGCGCGCTGCGGCTCGTCGGTGTCGCCCCGGAGGACATGCTCCGGGTGCTCAACCAGGCCCTGCTGCAGTCCGGCCGGCGGCAGCGCTTCGTCACGCTGGTGATCGGCTCGGTGTACCGGGCCGAACACGGCCGGGTGCGGATGCGGCTCGCCAGCGGCGGCCACCCGCCGCCCCTGGTCCTGCGCGCCGACGGCAGCGTCGACGAGGTCCCGACCAAGGGCACGCTGATCGGGGTGCTCCCGGAGACGAGGGTCACCCCGGCGACGATCGAGCTGGCCCCCGGCGAGCTGTGCCTGCTCTACAGCGACGGCCTCACCGAGGCGCGCGGCGGGCCCGGCGGCGACGAGCAGTTCGGCGAGGAACGGCTGCGCCGCCAGCTCGCCGGCTGCCAGGGCATGCCCGCGGCGGTCGCCGTCGAACGCCTGCGTCAGCTGGTCTCCGACTGGGTGCACGGCGGGCCCCGGGACGACATCGCCATGCTCGCGGTGCGGGCGCACACCCGGCCGCCGCTCAGCCTGCGCGAGGGCGGGACGCGGAACGCCTCGCCGTACCTCGCCGCCGCCCGGCGCACCGACCGGCGGACCCGGGCACGGTCATGAGCATCACCGTCTCGTCCGCGCTCTCCCCGGACGTGTTCGACAGCTACCTCACGCTGGTCGGGGACGGCGACGAGCGCGGGGCCGTCGACCTGGCGATCTCACTGCTGGACGCCGGCGTGCCCGCTCAGCGGATCATCGTCGACCTGATCGGCGGCACCCAGGCCCGCGTCGGCGAGCTGTGGGCGTCGAACGAGTGGGGCGTCGCCAGGGAGCACTCGGCCACCGCGGTCAGCGAGCGGGTGCTGGCCGCCGTCGCGTCGCGGACCGACGTACCGGGCGGGCGCGGGCGGCTCACCCTGGCCTGCGTCGACGGCGAGTGGCACGGGCTCCCCGCCCGGATGCTCGCCGAGCTGCTGCGCCTGGACGGCTGGCGGGTCGACTTCCTCGGCGCCAGCGTCCCCGGGCGGCACCTGATCACCCACCTGCACCAGACCGGGCCCGACGCGGTGGCGCTGAGCTGCATGATCCCGACCCGGCTGCCCCGGGCGCACGCCGCGATCACCGCCTGCCGCGCGGCCGGTGTCCCGGTCATCGCCGGCGGGCGCGGGTTCGGCCCCGCCGGGAAATACGCCGAACAGCTCGGCGCCGACGCGTGGGCGGCCACCGGCGAGCAGGCGGTGGCACGGCTGGCGTCGGACTGGCCGCCGTCGTTCGTCGCCGACGACCCGGGCACGTTCCTCGGCGACGAGGAGTACACGCACATGGTCCGGTCCCGCCCGCAGCTCATCGCGACGGCGAT comes from the Actinoplanes sp. OR16 genome and includes:
- a CDS encoding citrate synthase, whose product is MTDVKLDHPGGQLSMSVREAVDGPGGIDVSALLKETGYVTLDQGFVNTASTTSAITYIDGDQGILRYRGYPIEQLAEKSTFLEVSYLLMNGELPTAAQLRDFADKIRVHTLLQEEMRTFFSSFPRDAHPMSVLSSAVTALSTFYQDSLDPLDEEQVDISAIRLMAKLPTIAAYTYKKSIGHPLPYPDNSLDYVENFLRLTFGLPTLPYDVDPKVAKILDMLFILHADHEQNCSTSSVRLVGSAQANLFASVSAGINALSGPLHGGANAAVLEMLEQIRKDGGDVNAFVTRVKNKEKGVKLMGFGHRVYKNYDPRAAIVKKAAQDVLSTLDTPDPLLEIAFKLEEIALSDDYFISRKLYPNVDFYTGLIYKAMGFPTKMFTVLFAIGRLPGWIAQYREMMVDPANKIGRPRQIYTGSPVRDFVAMDQR
- a CDS encoding universal stress protein, with amino-acid sequence MQDPVVVGVDGSAAGRAAVRLAAREAVTRGSALNIIHAFTWHETTGYAPARGAASRVVKEAVAYAQRSTPGVDARGQLRDGPPLRILTEMSRRACLLVVGGDGLALLGAGSVVRDLVPRAWCPVALARGPRPPTGPVVAALDSSEFSLVALRFAAAEAALRGSKLIAVEVTRSGQASPAVAKIVEDFPARLRVLTGPPGPTLVRATRRAGLIVLGPRGEGGARRLGSVATEVLRHGCSPAVFAHAGW
- a CDS encoding EAL domain-containing protein; translation: MQPALPPVIVRRLWQLMVAAGVIATALYVLFPDTLISNVAFVALGIATVAACFLGPRRWGAEPPTAWLLMGAGALTFLIGVLIRPTVTEQSMPWPLVADVFSFSGYVLLGVFLAMLLRQRQSLDRHAVLDGLIVTLAVGMTTTLTLAIPAATTTGRPALVSLIQGTYPLFDVIVLLLIVNLTFTAKSWPLSLVALIGTMVMMFAGDFAYAVAGVGGKIYTDPIYNVPYLLAYTALGVAALHPSVVEMSRAAKAPVQEWGWQRLTMLAPALLLPPVMLLTNRTKTAEARVLVAVISALVVSLLLHRATSAVEAQVAAQLRSEHQATHDPLTSLPNRVSISAEIERLVTIVDPEGHDRVWVYMLDLDGFKWVNDSWGHDTGDQLVIEVGRRLRHAVAANIPVARVGGDEFLLAFVGEKGGALHLVDDIRGCFARPFPVRDTEVVISASIGISHAAGDAARAAVTAEALMRDADTAMYRAKGEGPGRSSIFDTSMHDQVRERIELEVALRQALAEGQLRVHYQPLVRLETGIPIGAEALVRWEHPERGAIPPMTFIPIAEDAGLIGSIGTWVRQEALRQLGVWRSEGVVGDDFYLSINVSPRQLSEPELPLIVSGEMLRYGVPAHCVALEMTESVMVDGSSVTARVLFELRELGVKLLIDDFGTGFSALGYLRRFPVTGVKIDRSFVIGLGVNVEDDEIVRAVVAMSHALGLTVIAEGVETPLQRDALWAVGVVNGQGWLWGAAVPASEFADRWRRSVIAGPVPEVPAISASAYENAYGRHRRPE
- a CDS encoding exodeoxyribonuclease III, whose translation is MRFATWNVNSVKARLPRLLDWLAGTAPDVLCLQETKVADGAFPVDEVAELGYETAQYGQGRWNGVAILSKAGIADVRKGFEGEPGYPDPEARAISATCGGIRFTSVYVPNGRTIDDPHYAYKLRWLAALRAALVPDLAAGPVVVAGDYNVAPTDADVWDPAVFAHSTHVTPPERAALAELRALGLTDVPARPLKGDHPFTYWDYRAGMFHMNKGMRIDLVYASADVAARVEDALVDREARKGKGPSDHAPIVVDIKD
- a CDS encoding PP2C family protein-serine/threonine phosphatase, translating into MTAITPAGAGEPMIRTIPVASAPALLRAAVEAATEAMVICANAGDVVLLANAEAQRLLPSLRPGSSVAGGPLTGDSFRADHEGRHLYGVRRPLDGDHYAWFVRDHTEEDARAAALEVERSRTAFLAEAGRRLSASLHVRRCTRTTAELAVAHLADAAIVVLPVDGGQCSWMRLSPGHAPEEGTLAERNLAEVPGLAEALDGFPPIPSQWLDPALAPGWLFPADLGPVGALLVIPLPGNAEPAGALILARSGHQAVFTAGDELLARIFAARAGAALSAAVLYQEQVATTTVLQADLLPPELPQPEGFELGASYQAARDSLRIGGDFYDALGPVPGGKDTVIALGDVCGTGPEAAVLTGKVRQTLRALRLVGVAPEDMLRVLNQALLQSGRRQRFVTLVIGSVYRAEHGRVRMRLASGGHPPPLVLRADGSVDEVPTKGTLIGVLPETRVTPATIELAPGELCLLYSDGLTEARGGPGGDEQFGEERLRRQLAGCQGMPAAVAVERLRQLVSDWVHGGPRDDIAMLAVRAHTRPPLSLREGGTRNASPYLAAARRTDRRTRARS
- a CDS encoding B12-binding domain-containing protein, with amino-acid sequence MSITVSSALSPDVFDSYLTLVGDGDERGAVDLAISLLDAGVPAQRIIVDLIGGTQARVGELWASNEWGVAREHSATAVSERVLAAVASRTDVPGGRGRLTLACVDGEWHGLPARMLAELLRLDGWRVDFLGASVPGRHLITHLHQTGPDAVALSCMIPTRLPRAHAAITACRAAGVPVIAGGRGFGPAGKYAEQLGADAWAATGEQAVARLASDWPPSFVADDPGTFLGDEEYTHMVRSRPQLIATAMDRLPVVFPGAHHYDQAQIDATAEDLGHIADFLAAALYVADDQIFVEFVRWTAEVLRTRGVPVSALRVGLRLIRDQLVDFPAALRMIDGGVAAIGG